Proteins found in one Hevea brasiliensis isolate MT/VB/25A 57/8 chromosome 18, ASM3005281v1, whole genome shotgun sequence genomic segment:
- the LOC131175831 gene encoding uncharacterized protein LOC131175831: MQFIYSEKNQALPILEAIKSSDGFSSNISLCVNMKESKISGLKSHDCHVLLLHILPLAIRGLLPKVVYEPLVELSLFFTHLGAKSLKVDVLEQLEKQIPITLCKLEMIFPPSFFDIMVHLPMHLANEAKIGGPVQYRWMYPIERALYSFKSCIRNRACVEGSIAEAYIANECMTLCSRYLHGIETKFNRMERNYDGGSNKNKGGLSIFSKVGRGLGASKTRDLDTQQWEQAHIYVLKNCDEVQPYIEEYSQLPATNLVGMSEGQWNKNFVRWFKTKVAWLHKNDSSPMMGALLSLSHGPARYVTSFYGYIVNGYRFHTEYHDQGLRTQNSGVVVIGDIGDEVNNIDYYGVLTEIIQLQYLGGRRVVLFRCNWWDVYDRVRGVKIDEYGGVSVNCKRTLKTNEPFILANQASQVFYVPDNIHKGWHCVIKAHPRDSYDIPLEEDIDPVDLNQFSEAYQADESINLESGETTTVDANDQISWKRMDIEPQIIDISSTQNKRKHGS, translated from the exons ATGCAGTTTATCTACTCTGAGAAAAATCAGGCTTTGCCAATTCTTGAAGCGATTAAAAGTTCGGATGGATTTTCATCCAATATTTCTCTTTGTGTAAACATGAAAGAGAGTAAAATCTCAGGATTAAAGAGTCATGATTGTCATGTTCTTCTATTACATATACTTCCTCTTGCAATACGTGGTTTACTTCCAAAAGTAGTATATGAACCACTTGTTGAGCTATCATTGTTCTTCACTCATTTAGGAGCAAAGTCATTAAAGGTAGATGTATTGGAGCAATTAGAAAAGCAAATTCCTATAACTCTTTGTAAGCTAGAAATGATCTTTCCACCTTCATTCTTTGACATTATGGTGCATTTGCCTATGCATTTGGCTAATGAAGCTAAAATTGGTGGACCAGTACAATATCGTTGGATGTACCCAATAGAACGAGCATTATATTCATTTAAGTCATGTATTCGTAATAGAGCTTGTGTAGAGGGTTCAATTGCAGAGGCATACATTGCAAATGAGTGCATGACTCTTTGCTCAAGGTACTTGCATGGCATTGAGACAAAGTTCAATAGAATGGAGCGCAACTATGATGGTGGcagtaataaaaataaaggagGCTTATCAATTTTCTCCAAAGTAGGACGAGGATTAGGTGCTAGTAAAACTCGTGATCTTGATACACAGCAGTGGGAGCAAGCTCATATTTATGTATTAAAGAATTGTGATGAAGTCCAGCCATACATCGA AGAGTATTCACAATTGCCAGCAACCAATTTAGTAGGTATGTCAGAAGGTCAATGGAATAAAAATTTTGTTAGATGGTTTAAGACGAAA GTTGCATGGTTGCATAAAAATGACTCAAGTCCAATGATGGGAGCCCTACTCTCATTATCACATGGTCCTGCTCGATATGTGACATCTTTTTATGGTTACATTGTCAATGGATATAGGTTTCATACTGAATATCATGACCAAGGTTTGAGGACACAAAATAGTGGAGTTGTTGTAATTGGAGATATTGGTGATGAAGTTAACAACATAGATTACTATGGTGTCTTAACTGAGATTATTCAATTGCAATATCTTGGAGGAAGACGTGTGGTGTTATTTCGTTGTAATTGGTGGGATGTTTATGATCGAGTGAGGGGGGTTAAGATTGATGAATATGGGGGGGTTAGTGTTAACTGTAAACGAACTTTGAAAACAAATGAACCTTTCATTTTAGCTAACCAAGCATCACAAGTCTTTTATGTTCCAGACAATATTCACAAAGGCTGGCATTGTGTGATAAAGGCACATCCTCGAGATTCCTATGACATCCCATTAGAAGAAGACATTGACCCCGTTGATTTGAATCAATTCAGTGAAGCATATCAAGCTGATGAATCTATCAATCTTGAATCTGGAGAAACAACTACAGTTGATGCAAATGACCAAATTAGTTGGAAGAGGATGGATATAGAGCCACAAATAATTGATATATCTTCAACACAGAATAAAAGAAAACATGGATCTtga